A region of Halarcobacter mediterraneus DNA encodes the following proteins:
- a CDS encoding TRAP transporter small permease subunit encodes MNFIFNFLDKLTKMGAYLSAFLIVALVLLILTEIFIRSFFDLSTMIADEYSGYLYLASIFLALGYTFSNDAHIRINIITSRLSKKANNIFDIVAAIITLVVLSFALYRTILFTYDSYSLEMLSENVSETPLYLTQLAMPFGIIIFMLAVVLFIFKGFSNDS; translated from the coding sequence ATGAATTTTATTTTCAATTTTTTAGATAAGCTTACCAAGATGGGAGCTTATCTTTCAGCTTTTTTAATTGTTGCTTTAGTTCTTTTAATTTTAACTGAGATTTTTATTAGATCTTTTTTTGATTTATCAACTATGATTGCTGATGAATATAGTGGATATTTATATCTTGCTTCTATTTTTTTAGCTTTAGGTTATACTTTTTCTAATGATGCTCATATTAGAATTAATATAATTACTTCAAGACTATCAAAAAAAGCTAATAATATTTTTGATATTGTTGCAGCAATTATTACTTTAGTAGTTTTAAGCTTTGCTCTTTATAGAACAATTTTATTTACATATGACTCTTATAGTTTAGAAATGTTATCTGAAAATGTTTCAGAAACACCTCTTTATTTAACTCAATTAGCTATGCCTTTTGGAATTATTATTTTTATGTTAGCTGTAGTTTTATTTATATTTAAAGGATTTTCAAATGATAGCTGA
- a CDS encoding TRAP transporter large permease, with product MIADPLILSMILIAILFVFLLSSLWIGVSLILTGIIGMLIYDHNLPPVISIYDKVGDLLASSLYDALNSWSLAALPMFILMGEILYKSSISTRLLNGLKPWLAFVPGGLLHVNVAACSLFAAVSGSSAATTATVGKITLEELKNRGYSKTLAMGSLAGSGTLGFLIPPSLIMIIYGVLSDVSIGKLFVAGILPGLLLASLYSFYIMYKAKTDPSVLPEKEEKFTFKDRVNSLKDLAPIFSLIILVLGSIYGGFATPTEAAALGVLGSFLLAAYFKAISLDILKTALLNSVRTSVMIGFIIAGAVFLSQVIGFLGIARAMSEFIISLGLSPLMLILLIGIMFIILGMILEAISIVVMTLPIVLPIVILAGFDPLWFGIFLVFMVEMAQITPPVGFSLFVIQGISNEKIQTILKATFPFFILMIITVVLITLFPEIVFYLPEQMIK from the coding sequence ATGATAGCTGATCCACTTATTCTTTCAATGATTTTAATTGCAATACTTTTTGTTTTTTTATTGTCTTCTTTATGGATAGGTGTTTCTTTAATTCTTACTGGAATTATAGGAATGTTAATTTATGACCATAATCTTCCCCCTGTAATTAGTATTTATGATAAAGTAGGAGACTTATTAGCTTCTTCTTTATATGATGCTTTAAATTCTTGGTCACTTGCTGCTTTACCAATGTTTATTTTAATGGGAGAGATTTTATATAAATCTTCTATTTCAACAAGATTATTAAATGGTTTAAAACCTTGGTTAGCTTTTGTTCCTGGTGGACTACTTCATGTAAATGTTGCAGCATGTTCTTTATTTGCTGCTGTTTCAGGTTCTAGTGCAGCTACAACAGCAACCGTTGGTAAAATCACTTTAGAAGAACTAAAAAATAGAGGTTATTCAAAAACTTTAGCAATGGGTTCTTTAGCAGGCTCTGGTACTCTTGGATTTTTAATTCCTCCTTCTTTGATTATGATTATATATGGAGTTTTATCTGATGTATCAATTGGAAAACTTTTTGTTGCAGGAATACTTCCTGGACTTTTACTTGCGAGTTTATATTCATTTTATATAATGTATAAAGCAAAAACTGATCCAAGTGTTTTACCTGAAAAAGAAGAAAAATTTACTTTTAAAGATAGAGTAAATTCTTTAAAGGATTTAGCACCTATCTTTTCACTAATTATTTTGGTTCTAGGTTCTATTTATGGTGGTTTTGCAACTCCAACCGAAGCGGCAGCTTTGGGAGTATTAGGAAGTTTTCTTTTAGCAGCTTATTTTAAAGCTATTTCACTTGATATTCTAAAAACAGCACTTTTAAATTCTGTAAGAACTTCAGTTATGATAGGTTTTATTATTGCCGGAGCAGTTTTTCTTTCTCAAGTAATTGGATTTTTAGGAATTGCAAGGGCAATGAGTGAATTTATTATTTCACTTGGACTTTCTCCTTTAATGTTAATCTTATTAATAGGTATAATGTTTATTATTTTAGGAATGATTTTAGAGGCAATTTCTATTGTTGTAATGACCTTGCCAATTGTTCTTCCTATTGTAATTTTAGCTGGATTTGATCCTTTATGGTTTGGTATATTTTTAGTATTTATGGTAGAAATGGCACAAATTACTCCTCCAGTTGGCTTTTCTTTATTTGTAATACAAGGAATAAGTAATGAAAAAATACAAACTATTTTAAAAGCTACTTTCCCATTTTTTATTCTAATGATAATTACTGTTGTACTTATCACACTTTTCCCCGAAATTGTTTTTTATCTTCCTGAACAAATGATAAAATAG
- a CDS encoding TRAP transporter substrate-binding protein: MIKKNEILSLGKKSLLLSFGVCLFAASTLNAAPEKLRVVGSWSSLSLYKEYEKPYWKKGFKKEFPKTKVRLSSLGQVKLKGAAVYRQLSKGVFDVVSTVGGYVISDSQTLAGLDFPAIANDIQTAKKVVDAYSPILDEALEKDFNSKLISVVPYPSQVLFCKEKISSLADLKGKKVRASGWTVAEFLDGVGATGITMSYSEVPQSLQRGVIDCAVTGSLSGYSSGWGEVSEYLYPLPIGGWAFVITAMNLDTWNSFSKDEQKKLVSSVNTQIVSPAWEKSNYETNEGEKCLTNRDCSYGKANTMKLVEVKEADKELSRKVLIENVIPKWVEKVPADVVEKWNNTVGKVVDITAK, from the coding sequence ATGATTAAAAAAAATGAAATTTTATCTTTAGGGAAAAAGAGTTTGCTTTTATCTTTTGGAGTATGTTTATTTGCAGCTTCAACTTTAAATGCAGCACCTGAAAAGTTAAGAGTTGTTGGTTCATGGAGTAGTCTTTCTTTATATAAAGAGTATGAAAAACCATATTGGAAAAAAGGTTTTAAAAAAGAGTTCCCAAAAACAAAAGTTAGATTAAGTTCTTTAGGTCAAGTAAAATTAAAAGGTGCAGCTGTTTATAGACAGTTATCAAAAGGTGTTTTTGATGTTGTTTCTACAGTTGGTGGATACGTTATTTCTGATTCTCAGACTTTAGCTGGTCTAGACTTTCCTGCAATAGCAAATGATATTCAAACAGCAAAAAAAGTAGTAGATGCTTATTCTCCTATTTTAGATGAGGCTTTAGAAAAGGATTTTAATTCAAAACTAATTTCTGTTGTTCCATATCCTTCTCAAGTTTTATTTTGTAAAGAAAAAATCAGTTCTTTAGCTGATTTAAAAGGTAAAAAAGTAAGAGCTTCAGGTTGGACTGTTGCTGAATTTTTAGATGGTGTAGGTGCAACTGGTATTACAATGTCATATAGTGAAGTTCCTCAATCTTTGCAAAGAGGAGTTATTGACTGTGCTGTAACTGGTAGTTTATCAGGATACTCTTCTGGTTGGGGAGAAGTTTCTGAATATTTATACCCTTTACCAATAGGTGGTTGGGCTTTTGTAATTACAGCTATGAATTTAGATACTTGGAATAGTTTTTCAAAAGATGAACAAAAAAAGTTAGTCTCTTCAGTAAATACTCAGATTGTATCTCCTGCATGGGAAAAGTCAAATTATGAAACAAATGAAGGTGAAAAGTGTCTTACAAATAGAGATTGTTCTTATGGGAAAGCAAATACTATGAAATTGGTTGAGGTAAAAGAAGCTGATAAAGAATTATCAAGAAAAGTTCTAATTGAAAATGTAATCCCAAAATGGGTAGAAAAAGTACCAGCTGATGTTGTTGAAAAATGGAACAATACAGTAGGTAAAGTTGTAGATATAACAGCTAAATAA
- a CDS encoding TRAP transporter small permease subunit: protein MIENFKKGSEFIVYLCGILLFSSVLLISTEVFLRKFFLVSFGGVDEISGYILGISISWSLAYVLFEKMHIRVDILYTKASKIVKSSLDSIAMFFTLLFSIFLTYFTGNVFLTSLEKNSLANTPLATPLWIPQSVWFLGFLFFSFLTLIMFIKAIKALIENRIDKDVSVKKEF from the coding sequence ATGATAGAAAATTTTAAAAAAGGCTCTGAGTTTATAGTATACCTTTGTGGAATTCTGCTTTTTTCTTCTGTACTTTTAATTAGTACAGAAGTTTTTTTGAGAAAATTCTTTCTAGTTTCTTTTGGTGGTGTAGATGAAATTTCAGGATATATTCTAGGGATATCTATTTCTTGGTCTTTAGCATATGTTTTATTTGAAAAGATGCATATAAGAGTTGATATTTTATATACAAAAGCATCAAAAATAGTTAAATCTTCTTTGGATTCAATTGCGATGTTTTTTACACTTTTATTTAGTATTTTTTTAACCTATTTTACAGGGAATGTTTTTTTAACTTCTTTAGAAAAAAATTCTTTGGCAAATACACCTTTAGCAACACCTTTATGGATTCCTCAAAGTGTTTGGTTTTTAGGTTTTTTGTTCTTTTCTTTTTTAACTTTAATTATGTTTATAAAAGCAATTAAAGCATTAATTGAAAATAGAATAGATAAAGATGTAAGTGTGAAGAAGGAGTTTTAA
- a CDS encoding TRAP transporter large permease — protein MDLVIISIVILLLLLFLSVPVASTIAGVGIIIGYFFSDFPVFEAVGEITWSASTDFLLLSIPLFVLLGEILLHSGIAKNIYFALHKWLSWLPGGLLHANIASSSIFSSISGSSVATAATITTVAMPQSEKYGYKSGFFAGTIAAGGTLGILIPPSINLIVYGFLTNTSIPKLFIAGLVPGILLALLFMLFILFVSVTSKNETIIKEEKITWKDRFIALKELIPIFILFVLIMGSIYSGFATPTESAALGVLATIIIITVKGLLNLEVLKKSIKGTLRTTGMIMFIIIAANFLNFVLVSIGLTDDLSYFIEDLEVSKYTMLLVITILFIILGLFIETLSLMVITIPIVAPVMIALGFDGVWFGIYLIILIEMALITPPVGLNLYVVQGIRNKGNIVEVMKGAFPFVLIMLAMAGLLVIFPEISLYLANNL, from the coding sequence ATGGACTTAGTTATTATTTCAATAGTAATATTGCTTTTATTACTTTTTCTTTCCGTTCCTGTTGCTTCAACTATTGCAGGAGTAGGAATAATTATTGGATATTTTTTCTCTGATTTCCCAGTTTTTGAAGCAGTAGGGGAAATAACATGGAGTGCAAGTACTGATTTTTTGTTATTATCAATCCCTTTATTTGTTTTATTAGGTGAAATATTGCTTCATTCAGGAATAGCAAAAAATATATATTTTGCTTTACATAAATGGTTATCTTGGCTTCCTGGAGGACTTTTACATGCAAATATTGCCTCATCGAGTATTTTTTCATCTATTTCTGGTTCTTCTGTTGCAACGGCTGCCACAATAACAACTGTAGCAATGCCTCAAAGTGAAAAGTATGGATATAAATCTGGGTTTTTCGCTGGAACAATTGCTGCTGGGGGAACTTTGGGTATTTTAATTCCACCTTCAATTAACTTAATTGTTTACGGATTTTTAACTAATACTTCTATTCCTAAACTATTTATTGCAGGCTTAGTTCCTGGAATCTTATTAGCTTTATTATTTATGCTATTTATTTTATTTGTTAGTGTAACTTCAAAAAATGAAACAATAATAAAAGAAGAAAAAATCACTTGGAAAGATAGATTTATTGCTTTAAAAGAGTTAATTCCTATTTTTATCTTATTTGTCCTAATTATGGGATCGATTTATAGTGGTTTTGCAACTCCAACTGAAAGTGCTGCTCTTGGTGTTCTTGCAACTATCATAATTATTACTGTAAAAGGTTTATTAAACTTAGAAGTTTTAAAAAAATCTATAAAAGGAACACTTAGAACAACTGGAATGATTATGTTTATAATTATTGCTGCTAACTTCTTAAATTTTGTATTAGTATCTATTGGTCTTACTGATGATTTATCTTATTTTATTGAGGATTTAGAAGTTTCTAAATACACAATGTTGCTAGTTATTACTATTTTATTTATTATCTTAGGACTTTTTATTGAAACTTTATCTTTGATGGTAATTACAATTCCTATTGTTGCACCTGTAATGATTGCTTTAGGTTTTGATGGTGTGTGGTTTGGAATTTATTTAATTATTTTAATTGAAATGGCATTAATTACTCCTCCTGTAGGTTTAAATTTATATGTTGTTCAAGGAATAAGAAATAAAGGAAATATTGTTGAAGTTATGAAAGGTGCATTTCCTTTTGTACTTATTATGTTAGCTATGGCTGGATTATTAGTTATTTTTCCAGAAATAAGTTTGTATTTAGCTAATAATTTATAA
- a CDS encoding putative hydro-lyase produces the protein MNPNEFRQKVAKKEFTGPTAGYCKGYVQANMLVIPKQYAKSFEEFAKQNSKAIPVLEVVEDSYYTKVLADKANLLNELPSYNIFEDGKFVKSVNSIEDYYTDDLVFFLVGCSFTFETSLLEADIELRHVSQKKNVAMYDTNIKLNKVDIFDGEMVVSMRPIKKERVADSCIVTSHFPRMHGSPIHVGYPEMIGIKDITTPDYGDSIEIQDDEIPVFWPCGVTPENVLKKIKIPFAITHSPGHMFISDRKDNEFYE, from the coding sequence ATGAACCCAAATGAGTTTAGACAAAAAGTAGCAAAAAAAGAGTTTACAGGACCAACAGCAGGTTATTGTAAAGGTTATGTTCAAGCAAATATGTTAGTTATTCCAAAACAATATGCTAAAAGTTTTGAAGAGTTTGCTAAACAAAATAGTAAAGCAATACCTGTTTTAGAAGTAGTAGAAGACTCATATTATACAAAGGTTTTAGCAGATAAGGCAAATTTGTTAAATGAATTACCATCTTATAATATTTTTGAAGATGGCAAATTTGTAAAAAGTGTAAATAGTATAGAGGATTATTATACTGATGATTTAGTTTTCTTTTTAGTAGGTTGCAGTTTTACTTTTGAAACATCTCTTTTAGAAGCAGATATTGAATTAAGACATGTAAGCCAAAAGAAAAATGTTGCAATGTATGATACAAATATAAAACTAAATAAAGTTGATATTTTTGATGGAGAAATGGTAGTTTCTATGAGACCAATTAAAAAAGAAAGAGTGGCTGATTCTTGCATTGTAACAAGTCATTTTCCTAGAATGCATGGGTCTCCTATTCATGTGGGATATCCGGAAATGATAGGAATTAAAGATATTACTACTCCTGATTATGGGGATAGTATAGAAATACAAGATGATGAAATTCCAGTATTTTGGCCTTGTGGAGTTACCCCTGAAAATGTTTTAAAGAAAATAAAAATACCATTTGCAATAACCCATTCTCCAGGACATATGTTTATTTCAGATAGAAAAGATAATGAATTTTATGAATAA
- a CDS encoding response regulator transcription factor produces MEEFKDKFNTYTVLVVEDDLIIKEKVVTILEFFFKEVYQSDNGIDAYEIFLEEKPDLIISDIEMENDNGIELIKKVRKINLDIPIIVLSAYSKEEYLLKLINLKIAHYILKPATNKKLFEAISIALLKEQKVLLKLCENMYLDTERNLIKYKNEEISLRKKEKYFLELLYKNKDKITNYELIQEYIWTDKYMTQNALKTFIKELRKKLPVQIIENVIQEGYRLVKN; encoded by the coding sequence ATGGAAGAGTTTAAAGACAAATTTAATACATATACTGTTTTAGTAGTAGAAGATGACCTAATAATTAAAGAAAAAGTTGTCACTATCCTAGAATTTTTTTTTAAAGAAGTTTATCAAAGTGATAATGGTATCGATGCTTATGAAATTTTTTTAGAAGAAAAGCCTGATTTAATAATTTCAGATATTGAAATGGAAAATGACAATGGTATAGAATTAATAAAAAAAGTAAGAAAGATAAATTTAGATATTCCTATTATAGTTTTAAGTGCTTACTCAAAAGAAGAATACTTACTTAAACTAATAAACTTAAAAATTGCCCACTATATTTTAAAACCAGCAACAAATAAAAAACTCTTTGAAGCTATTTCAATTGCTCTATTAAAAGAACAAAAAGTTTTACTCAAACTTTGTGAAAATATGTATTTAGATACAGAAAGAAATTTAATTAAGTATAAAAATGAGGAAATAAGTTTAAGAAAAAAAGAAAAATATTTTTTAGAGTTGCTTTACAAAAATAAAGACAAAATAACAAATTATGAACTTATTCAAGAATATATCTGGACAGATAAATATATGACTCAAAATGCTTTAAAAACATTTATTAAAGAACTAAGAAAAAAGCTTCCTGTACAAATTATTGAAAATGTTATACAAGAAGGTTATAGACTAGTTAAAAACTAG
- a CDS encoding sensor histidine kinase — translation MFNEKNIPTLIILTPIISILILVSILLYNFVQSQEDYFLQESMQLEKEYISKQKETLKKEVNGLITYIKYQKNLLLENSKKNIKIQMNAFAKNIENNTIKQKNYFKYIIQNANSNTDFMIFDLKNNKLIKEKDIFFRFNEKEDYKKVLKDKKEALIIEDETTLYFFKYIKNKNIVLALKKDIYYLTDDLKYNIARWIESIRFTNNNYFWIHTNTNILIAHGKRKDEIGTDDTRRIDLKGNLYVQKLVRLAIKNYDGTFFKFYSKKEGKERPSTKLSFVKLYNEWNWVISGGIYLDEINNVISKQKNALEKKIKKYIQTAMVIAFLLIICISILSILISQQINKTFQRYQAKVKRKELKLKNLNKNLNVKIEKAIKEAKEKDRAMFHQSRHARMGTMLSMISHQWRQPLSQLSGILMEIETKILFNKADKKFLLKSTEEATNVIEYMSDTVEDFKNFFKKEKDKKEFYISKACENAITLVKDSLTNQKIKLYYKVINDSKIKAYPREYSQVILNLLLNSRDALIENEIKNPRIYLIINTYKNKTIVTVNDNAKGIQLNNIEKIFEPYFSTKKKQGTGLGLYMSKVIIEKNMGGELTVRNAKHGAVFRVIV, via the coding sequence TTGTTCAACGAAAAAAATATACCAACACTTATAATTTTAACTCCTATTATTTCTATATTAATTTTAGTTTCTATTCTTTTATATAACTTTGTACAATCTCAAGAGGACTATTTTTTACAAGAGAGTATGCAACTTGAAAAAGAATATATTTCAAAACAAAAAGAGACTTTAAAAAAAGAAGTTAATGGATTAATAACCTATATTAAATACCAAAAAAATTTACTTTTAGAAAACAGTAAAAAGAATATAAAAATACAAATGAATGCTTTTGCAAAAAATATTGAAAACAATACAATAAAACAAAAAAACTATTTTAAATACATAATCCAAAATGCAAACTCAAATACAGACTTTATGATTTTTGATTTAAAAAATAATAAATTGATAAAAGAGAAAGATATATTCTTTAGGTTCAATGAGAAAGAAGATTACAAAAAAGTTTTAAAAGATAAAAAAGAAGCCTTAATAATAGAAGATGAAACAACTTTATACTTTTTTAAATATATAAAGAATAAAAATATAGTTTTAGCTTTAAAAAAAGATATTTATTATCTGACTGATGATTTAAAATATAATATTGCTAGATGGATTGAGTCAATAAGGTTTACAAATAATAACTATTTTTGGATACATACTAATACTAACATCTTAATTGCCCATGGAAAAAGAAAAGATGAAATAGGAACAGATGATACAAGAAGAATAGATTTAAAGGGTAATCTTTATGTACAAAAACTTGTAAGACTTGCAATAAAAAATTACGATGGTACTTTTTTTAAGTTTTATTCAAAAAAAGAAGGGAAAGAAAGACCTTCAACTAAACTCTCTTTTGTAAAACTTTACAATGAATGGAACTGGGTGATTTCAGGAGGTATTTATTTAGATGAAATAAATAATGTAATCTCTAAACAAAAAAATGCCTTAGAGAAAAAAATAAAAAAATATATTCAAACAGCTATGGTTATTGCTTTTTTATTGATAATTTGTATTTCAATTTTATCTATTCTTATCTCTCAACAAATAAATAAAACATTTCAAAGATATCAAGCAAAAGTAAAAAGAAAAGAATTAAAACTAAAAAATTTAAATAAAAACTTAAATGTAAAAATTGAAAAAGCAATAAAAGAAGCAAAAGAAAAAGATAGAGCAATGTTTCATCAATCAAGACATGCGAGAATGGGAACGATGCTTTCAATGATCTCTCATCAATGGAGACAACCACTTAGCCAATTATCTGGTATCTTGATGGAGATAGAAACAAAAATTTTATTTAATAAAGCAGACAAAAAGTTTTTACTAAAATCTACAGAAGAAGCAACAAATGTTATAGAATATATGTCAGATACCGTTGAAGATTTTAAAAATTTTTTTAAAAAAGAAAAAGATAAAAAAGAGTTTTATATCTCAAAAGCCTGTGAAAATGCTATTACTTTAGTAAAAGACTCATTAACTAATCAAAAAATAAAACTATATTATAAAGTAATAAATGATAGTAAAATAAAAGCTTACCCAAGAGAATACTCTCAAGTAATATTAAATCTTCTACTTAATTCAAGAGATGCTTTAATTGAAAATGAAATAAAAAATCCTAGAATTTATCTAATAATTAATACATATAAAAATAAAACTATTGTTACTGTAAATGATAATGCAAAAGGAATTCAATTAAATAATATTGAAAAAATCTTTGAACCCTATTTTTCAACAAAGAAAAAACAAGGAACAGGATTAGGTTTATATATGTCAAAAGTGATTATTGAAAAAAATATGGGTGGAGAACTAACAGTTAGAAATGCAAAACATGGTGCTGTATTTAGAGTAATTGTATAA
- a CDS encoding 5-oxoprolinase subunit PxpA, giving the protein MEGNEMIRLNCDMGESFGIWKMGTDEEIMPYINMANLACGFHASDSLTMNRSVQLAKKHNVTIGAHPAYQDLVGFGRRTIQCTLEEIKSKVLYQLGALSAFCKAHGTTVSYVKPHGALYNDMMRDENIFKAILSAIASFDKNIRLMILSNPNNEAFSYTAKIYGIGLIYEVFADRNYNDDGSLVSRMNPDAVIHDEMLVIERIQNLKDRGFLESINGHRLFLKADTVCVHGDGANALEFIKALQKVVI; this is encoded by the coding sequence ATGGAAGGCAATGAAATGATTAGATTAAATTGTGATATGGGCGAAAGCTTTGGTATCTGGAAGATGGGAACTGATGAAGAAATTATGCCATATATTAATATGGCTAATCTTGCGTGTGGATTTCATGCAAGTGACTCTTTAACAATGAATCGTTCAGTTCAGCTTGCAAAGAAACATAATGTGACTATTGGTGCACATCCTGCTTACCAAGATTTAGTAGGGTTTGGACGAAGAACTATTCAATGTACATTAGAAGAGATAAAATCAAAAGTTCTTTATCAATTAGGAGCATTAAGTGCTTTTTGTAAGGCTCATGGTACTACAGTTTCTTATGTAAAACCCCATGGAGCTTTATACAATGATATGATGAGAGATGAAAATATTTTTAAAGCTATTTTAAGTGCAATCGCATCTTTTGATAAAAATATTAGATTAATGATTTTATCAAATCCAAATAATGAAGCTTTTTCTTATACTGCAAAAATATATGGTATAGGTTTAATATACGAAGTATTTGCAGATAGAAATTATAATGATGATGGAAGTTTAGTATCAAGAATGAATCCAGATGCAGTTATTCATGATGAAATGTTAGTTATTGAGCGAATTCAAAATTTAAAAGATAGAGGTTTTTTAGAAAGTATAAATGGACATAGACTATTTTTAAAAGCTGATACTGTGTGTGTTCATGGAGATGGGGCTAATGCTCTTGAATTTATAAAAGCTTTACAAAAAGTAGTAATATAA
- the pxpB gene encoding 5-oxoprolinase subunit PxpB, with amino-acid sequence MDIKIASVDSVIIYFDNKISKEISNKVKATYSYLKQLNNQDFIDIIPSYSSILISYNILRYDFKKIKEYLKKELENINYEEETSSKLIEIDVYYAEEVGLDLKRVATLNNISIDEVIKLHSSKIYDVYTIGFLPGFAYLGIVDEKIATKRLESPRKKTPKGSVSIADTQTAVYPKDSPGGWNIIGKTAFEFFDKNLKELSPIDINTKVKFNPISKEEFLNQGGVI; translated from the coding sequence ATGGATATAAAAATAGCTTCTGTAGATTCTGTTATTATTTATTTTGATAACAAAATTTCTAAAGAAATATCAAATAAAGTAAAGGCAACTTATTCTTATTTGAAACAACTTAATAATCAAGATTTTATAGATATTATTCCTTCATATAGTTCTATTTTAATTAGTTATAATATTTTAAGATATGATTTTAAAAAAATAAAAGAGTATTTAAAAAAAGAGTTAGAGAATATAAATTATGAAGAAGAAACTTCTTCTAAACTAATAGAAATAGATGTATATTATGCTGAAGAAGTAGGACTTGATTTAAAAAGAGTTGCAACTTTAAATAATATAAGTATTGATGAAGTAATTAAATTACACTCTTCAAAAATATATGATGTTTATACAATAGGATTTTTACCAGGTTTTGCATATTTAGGTATAGTTGATGAAAAAATTGCAACTAAAAGATTAGAAAGCCCTAGAAAAAAAACTCCTAAAGGAAGTGTTTCTATTGCAGATACTCAAACGGCAGTTTATCCAAAAGATAGTCCAGGAGGTTGGAATATAATAGGTAAAACAGCTTTTGAGTTTTTTGATAAGAATTTAAAAGAATTATCTCCTATAGATATAAATACAAAAGTAAAATTCAATCCTATTTCAAAAGAAGAGTTTCTTAATCAAGGTGGTGTTATATGA
- a CDS encoding 5-oxoprolinase subunit C family protein, whose amino-acid sequence MSGLEIIKAGIYSTIQDKGRFSYMHLGVTNSGFMDEYAAFACNKLLKNEIHTNLLEILFPNVIFKVKAETTIAITGAKCEFFINNIPLDTWQAYKVKASDEIKIGKIQEGQRVYLAVKDGFDIEKEFGSNSTSMKEKFGGLNGDKLKNGDILPYKESTTFIKRKWKKSFLPKYEKEIVLRVILSYQYEDFDKEALDKFFSSIYTITPDFNSMACKLDGEKISCNISTLVSEAIAFGSIQIPKDGKPIILLKERQTIGGYPKIGTVLNIDCFKLAQMKPGYKVRFKKIGIEEAQQKAKEFLLTF is encoded by the coding sequence ATGAGTGGCTTAGAAATAATCAAAGCAGGAATTTATTCAACTATTCAAGATAAAGGAAGATTTTCTTATATGCATTTAGGAGTTACAAATTCTGGATTTATGGATGAGTATGCAGCTTTTGCATGTAATAAACTTTTAAAAAATGAAATCCATACAAATCTACTTGAAATTCTTTTTCCTAATGTAATTTTTAAAGTAAAAGCAGAGACTACAATTGCTATAACTGGTGCAAAATGTGAGTTCTTTATAAATAATATTCCTTTAGATACTTGGCAAGCTTATAAAGTGAAAGCATCTGATGAAATAAAAATTGGAAAGATACAAGAAGGGCAGAGGGTTTATTTAGCTGTTAAAGATGGTTTTGATATTGAAAAAGAGTTTGGCAGTAACTCTACTTCTATGAAAGAAAAATTTGGTGGATTAAATGGAGATAAGCTAAAAAATGGAGATATTTTACCCTATAAGGAATCAACTACTTTTATAAAAAGAAAATGGAAAAAGAGTTTTCTTCCTAAATATGAAAAAGAAATAGTTTTAAGAGTCATCTTATCTTATCAGTATGAGGATTTTGATAAAGAAGCACTTGATAAGTTTTTTTCTTCAATTTATACAATTACTCCTGATTTTAATTCAATGGCTTGTAAACTTGATGGAGAAAAAATTTCCTGTAATATTTCGACTTTAGTTTCTGAAGCTATCGCTTTTGGTAGTATTCAAATTCCAAAAGATGGAAAACCAATTATTCTTTTAAAAGAGAGACAAACTATTGGTGGATATCCTAAAATAGGGACAGTACTAAATATTGATTGTTTTAAATTAGCTCAGATGAAACCTGGTTATAAAGTTAGATTTAAAAAAATTGGTATTGAAGAGGCTCAACAAAAAGCTAAAGAGTTTTTATTAACTTTTTAG